Proteins encoded by one window of Paenibacillus urinalis:
- a CDS encoding ABC transporter ATP-binding protein: MAGVRLEHIYKQYPGSDKATVVDINLDIKDKEFLVLVGPSGCGKSTTLRMIAGLEEISDGKLYIGDRVVNDVAPKDRDIAMVFQSYALYPHMNVYQNMAFGLKLRKVKKEEIDKSVREAARILDIEHLLDRKPKALSGGQRQRVALGRAIVRNPQVFLMDEPLSNLDAKLRGQMRAEITKLAKRLETTVIYVTHDQIEAMTMGDRIVVMKDGYIQQAASPEELYNNPTNLFVAGFIGSPTMNFINGKLSQQGDTLRFTATGLDVEIPQGKAQILKSKGYAGKEVILGVRPEDIHEEPVFLEASPHTVFTAKVDVSENLGHELLLYLSGVGSDVTIARVDGRSNTRDGSTVKMAIDMNKVHIFDKETEANVLVQD, from the coding sequence ATGGCTGGTGTACGTTTAGAACATATCTACAAACAATATCCAGGTTCAGATAAGGCGACGGTAGTTGATATCAACTTAGACATTAAGGATAAAGAGTTTCTGGTACTTGTAGGTCCTTCCGGTTGCGGTAAATCCACAACACTTCGAATGATTGCCGGCCTTGAGGAAATCTCCGACGGTAAACTATATATTGGTGATCGTGTCGTTAACGACGTGGCTCCAAAAGACCGCGATATCGCGATGGTATTCCAATCCTATGCCCTGTATCCGCATATGAACGTGTATCAGAACATGGCATTCGGTTTGAAACTTCGCAAAGTGAAAAAAGAAGAAATTGATAAGAGCGTTCGCGAAGCAGCTAGAATTCTCGATATCGAGCATTTGCTGGATCGTAAACCAAAAGCTCTGTCCGGTGGTCAGCGTCAGCGTGTCGCTTTGGGACGTGCGATCGTTCGTAATCCACAAGTCTTCTTGATGGATGAGCCGCTCTCCAACTTGGATGCTAAGCTTCGTGGACAGATGCGTGCAGAGATTACTAAACTGGCTAAGCGTTTGGAAACAACCGTTATCTACGTAACGCATGATCAGATCGAAGCGATGACGATGGGTGATCGTATCGTAGTAATGAAAGACGGATATATTCAACAAGCTGCTTCTCCGGAAGAGCTGTACAATAATCCGACGAACTTGTTCGTTGCCGGCTTTATCGGATCTCCAACAATGAACTTCATCAACGGTAAGCTGTCTCAACAAGGAGACACACTTCGTTTTACAGCTACCGGTCTTGATGTAGAAATCCCACAAGGGAAAGCTCAAATCTTGAAGAGCAAAGGTTATGCAGGTAAAGAAGTGATTCTGGGTGTTCGTCCAGAAGATATTCATGAAGAGCCAGTATTCCTGGAAGCTTCCCCGCATACCGTGTTTACTGCTAAAGTAGACGTAAGTGAGAACCTTGGTCACGAATTGCTCTTGTACCTGAGCGGTGTAGGCAGTGATGTTACTATCGCCCGTGTTGATGGACGTTCCAACACTCGTGATGGCAGCACTGTAAAAATGGCGATTGACATGAACAAGGTTCATATCTTCGATAAAGAAACAGAAGCTAATGTACTTGTTCAAGACTAA
- the hprK gene encoding HPr(Ser) kinase/phosphatase, with protein MAKKVKVTELANEFQLEVVSGEKGLKRPITVDDLNRPGLEMAGYFEYYPTERVQLLGKTELAFLRMLPEEERRDRMSRLCHEETPCIVVTRCLDVPQELVDISNERDLPVLRSPMSTTILSSRITGFLEGKLAPTTTIHGVLCDVYGIGLLITGSSGIGKSEAALELVKRGHRLVADDAVEISQTADNQLHGTAPELIRHLLEIRGVGIINVMTLFGVGAIRNHKRITLVVRLEAWQQDKQYDRLGLDEETTRIIDTDVPLVTIPVRPGRNLGVIIEVAAMNFRLKRMGVNAALQFTNKLTATIAEDNDDMD; from the coding sequence ATGGCTAAAAAAGTAAAAGTAACAGAGCTGGCTAATGAATTTCAGCTTGAGGTTGTATCGGGTGAAAAAGGACTCAAGCGTCCGATTACAGTAGATGATCTGAACAGACCAGGCCTTGAAATGGCAGGTTATTTTGAATACTATCCAACGGAACGGGTACAGCTGCTTGGCAAAACAGAGCTTGCTTTCTTGCGGATGCTGCCTGAAGAAGAACGTCGTGATCGAATGAGCCGTCTATGTCATGAGGAAACACCATGTATTGTGGTGACACGCTGTCTTGATGTGCCACAGGAGCTGGTCGATATCAGTAATGAGCGTGACCTGCCCGTTCTGCGCAGCCCAATGTCGACTACGATCTTATCCAGCCGCATTACGGGTTTCTTGGAAGGGAAGCTTGCGCCGACGACAACCATTCATGGGGTTTTGTGCGACGTATATGGCATCGGTCTTCTCATCACCGGAAGCAGTGGAATTGGTAAGAGTGAGGCGGCTCTTGAACTCGTGAAGAGGGGTCATCGTCTCGTTGCAGATGATGCAGTTGAGATCAGCCAAACGGCAGATAATCAATTACATGGTACTGCACCTGAGCTGATCAGACATTTACTTGAGATTCGCGGCGTCGGGATTATCAATGTAATGACACTATTTGGTGTAGGGGCTATTCGAAACCATAAGAGAATTACACTTGTTGTACGGCTTGAGGCGTGGCAGCAGGATAAACAGTATGACCGTCTTGGACTGGACGAGGAGACGACTCGTATTATTGATACAGATGTGCCGCTCGTAACGATTCCGGTTCGTCCTGGTCGTAACCTAGGGGTCATTATTGAAGTAGCGGCAATGAATTTCCGCTTGAAACGAATGGGCGTTAACGCTGCGCTTCAATTTACGAACAAGCTGACGGCAACGATCGCGGAAGATAATGATGATATGGACTGA
- the lgt gene encoding prolipoprotein diacylglyceryl transferase translates to MGTLLLDPIAFSIGSLNVHWYGLILGTAAIAGLLLAMQEGKRFGIPSDFFMDLLLLGVPSAIIGARIYYVAFQWDDYKDNFWDVFKIWQGGIAIYGALIGAIICAFFYFRHKGYNFWRIVDICAPGLLIGQAIGRWGNFVNQEAYGGPVEESFLRNTLHLPDFIVNQMNVQGTYHHPAFLYESIWNIVGLLLFFILRRQRFMRAGELFLSYFIWYSIGRFFIEGLRTDSLAFQGPEWLASLIHGMWSPMTAMGFEEGYLDPAYGNIRISQLLAIAFVLIAIVLIVVRRVTGASKERYSDPIVSTKTPAVKADDELTSMDKEKDNKDASHSNKGSSDQKKE, encoded by the coding sequence ATGGGCACCTTATTACTTGATCCTATTGCTTTTTCCATTGGCTCTCTTAATGTTCATTGGTATGGGCTTATATTAGGGACCGCAGCCATTGCAGGTTTACTGCTGGCTATGCAGGAAGGGAAACGTTTCGGTATACCTTCTGATTTCTTTATGGATTTATTACTGCTGGGTGTCCCTTCGGCCATTATCGGGGCAAGAATTTATTATGTTGCCTTTCAATGGGATGACTACAAGGACAACTTCTGGGATGTATTTAAGATATGGCAGGGCGGTATTGCTATATATGGTGCGCTGATCGGGGCCATCATTTGTGCATTTTTCTATTTCAGACATAAGGGATATAACTTCTGGAGAATTGTAGACATATGTGCCCCGGGACTACTTATCGGTCAGGCCATCGGCCGCTGGGGGAACTTCGTGAATCAGGAAGCATATGGCGGGCCTGTGGAAGAATCCTTCCTCAGAAATACCCTTCATCTCCCTGACTTTATAGTTAATCAGATGAACGTACAAGGTACATATCATCATCCGGCATTTTTATATGAGTCGATCTGGAACATCGTTGGGCTCCTGCTATTCTTCATTCTGCGTCGTCAAAGATTTATGCGTGCCGGGGAGCTCTTCTTGTCTTACTTCATCTGGTATTCCATCGGACGCTTCTTTATTGAAGGACTGCGTACTGACAGCCTGGCATTCCAAGGCCCTGAATGGCTTGCATCGCTGATCCACGGTATGTGGTCACCGATGACCGCTATGGGCTTCGAAGAAGGCTATTTAGACCCGGCTTACGGCAATATCCGAATCTCACAGCTGCTGGCTATCGCTTTTGTGTTGATTGCAATCGTACTGATTGTTGTGCGCCGAGTGACGGGTGCCTCTAAGGAACGTTATTCAGATCCGATTGTGTCCACGAAGACACCGGCAGTGAAGGCAGATGACGAGCTGACAAGTATGGATAAGGAAAAGGACAACAAAGACGCTTCTCACAGCAACAAGGGGAGCTCTGATCAGAAAAAGGAGTAG
- the ppaX gene encoding pyrophosphatase PpaX, with translation MINTVLFDLDGTIIDTNELIISSFLHVLEQLGPRALPREEIIPHMGGTLEQQMQAFTGKTDVAEYVTGYRAYNAIHHDAMVNPFPNVTEVCEELRKQGIRMGVVTTKIRPSTLKVLEMYDLKKYMEVIVTVTDVTHPKPHPEPVQKAVEELGADPAQTLMVGDSPVDIQSAKAAGVLAAGVAWSLKGEAKLREYGPDYILHDMNDILTIIQKEQ, from the coding sequence ATGATTAACACGGTTTTATTTGATTTAGATGGAACAATAATAGATACGAACGAGCTGATTATCAGCTCGTTTCTGCATGTCCTGGAGCAGCTTGGCCCACGAGCACTTCCGCGCGAAGAGATTATTCCGCATATGGGTGGGACACTGGAGCAGCAAATGCAGGCTTTTACAGGAAAGACCGATGTAGCTGAATATGTTACAGGCTATCGTGCATACAATGCGATCCATCATGATGCCATGGTGAATCCCTTCCCGAATGTTACAGAGGTCTGTGAGGAGCTTCGTAAGCAAGGAATTCGAATGGGTGTAGTTACGACAAAGATTCGGCCAAGTACACTGAAGGTGCTGGAAATGTATGATCTTAAGAAGTATATGGAGGTCATCGTTACGGTTACAGATGTGACGCATCCCAAACCGCATCCGGAGCCGGTTCAAAAGGCAGTTGAGGAGCTTGGAGCCGATCCAGCCCAAACCTTGATGGTTGGTGACAGTCCTGTCGATATCCAGTCTGCAAAAGCAGCGGGAGTCTTAGCAGCAGGGGTAGCCTGGTCATTGAAGGGTGAGGCGAAGCTGCGGGAGTACGGGCCGGATTATATTTTGCATGACATGAACGATATATTGACTATAATCCAGAAGGAGCAGTAA
- a CDS encoding acyltransferase — translation MRKVERYPVEGHNALWHIYRTVSPFKGVRNFIWIQLSRYCPILPLKNWIYRSRLRMQVGDYTAFGLMVMVDVFFPERIKIGTNSVIGYNTTILAHEYLIKEYRLGDVVIGDHVLIGANSTILPGVTIGDGAVVAAGSVVHKDVAPGAFVGGNPLRELKSKAEITTENESKSEPM, via the coding sequence GTGAGAAAGGTGGAGCGTTATCCTGTAGAGGGACACAATGCATTGTGGCATATTTACCGTACGGTGAGTCCCTTTAAGGGGGTTCGCAATTTCATCTGGATCCAGCTCTCAAGATACTGCCCGATTCTGCCTTTGAAGAACTGGATCTACCGAAGCCGGCTGCGAATGCAGGTAGGAGATTATACCGCGTTTGGACTTATGGTGATGGTGGATGTGTTTTTTCCGGAGAGGATCAAGATCGGCACCAACTCTGTCATCGGGTATAACACGACAATTCTCGCGCATGAGTATCTCATTAAGGAGTATCGGCTTGGGGATGTTGTGATCGGTGATCATGTGCTGATCGGAGCGAATTCAACGATCCTGCCTGGTGTGACCATTGGAGATGGTGCGGTCGTTGCTGCCGGGTCTGTAGTTCATAAAGATGTTGCACCGGGGGCTTTTGTTGGCGGTAATCCGCTTCGAGAGCTGAAGTCCAAGGCTGAGATTACTACTGAAAATGAGTCGAAAAGTGAGCCGATGTGA
- a CDS encoding ATP phosphoribosyltransferase regulatory subunit: MSKPKGFEKPAGVRDYLPHVVDKLRRIEYRVLECMGSWGYRQIITPSMEYYDTVGVASSTSDKKLFKLLNNRGTTLVLRSDMTAPIARVVSSLLKEEKLPLRLSYHANVFRAIEEEAGREAEFFQTGVELVGDDSPEADAEVVALAIASLKAAGVQSFKIAMGHVGFLNGLFEEIVPGQKELQEELKEVLLKRDYVGYREKIDELPLEDESKERMNAILRLRGGKEICSKAEQLSASREARSSMNHLCSVWEVLEAYGVSQHVLIDLTMIGDFSYYTGMTFEGYAAELGSPVCSGGRYDKLLKQFGKDVPATGFALKTNRIVDGVRGIRVEQPLPVLIEYTKEHRTEALSRAGEMRSEGRIVVTRLMARDDDRYNQAIEMGEQGSNYAVSMLQGKYEKVYTYSNSI; this comes from the coding sequence ATGTCTAAACCAAAGGGCTTTGAAAAACCAGCTGGTGTACGCGACTATCTGCCTCATGTGGTTGATAAACTGCGCCGCATCGAGTATCGGGTACTGGAGTGCATGGGCAGCTGGGGATATCGCCAGATTATAACGCCTTCCATGGAATACTATGACACGGTGGGTGTTGCCAGCTCGACCTCGGATAAGAAACTGTTTAAACTGCTCAACAATCGAGGAACTACGCTTGTCCTTCGTTCTGATATGACAGCACCAATTGCACGGGTTGTATCTTCACTTCTCAAGGAGGAGAAGCTGCCTCTGCGTCTGTCTTATCATGCGAATGTGTTCCGAGCCATTGAAGAGGAAGCCGGAAGGGAAGCGGAATTTTTTCAGACAGGTGTGGAGCTGGTTGGAGACGACTCGCCTGAAGCCGATGCGGAGGTGGTTGCTCTGGCTATTGCTTCTTTGAAAGCGGCAGGAGTTCAGTCCTTTAAGATCGCGATGGGACATGTGGGGTTCTTGAACGGGCTATTTGAAGAAATTGTTCCAGGCCAGAAGGAATTGCAGGAGGAGCTTAAGGAAGTCCTGCTGAAGCGTGACTATGTCGGTTATCGTGAGAAGATTGACGAGCTGCCGCTTGAAGACGAATCGAAGGAACGGATGAACGCGATTCTGCGCCTGCGCGGAGGGAAGGAGATCTGCAGTAAGGCAGAGCAGCTGAGTGCAAGCCGTGAAGCTCGCAGCTCGATGAACCATCTCTGCAGCGTATGGGAGGTGCTTGAAGCGTACGGGGTGTCACAGCATGTGTTGATTGATCTGACGATGATCGGCGACTTCTCCTATTACACAGGCATGACCTTCGAGGGATATGCAGCCGAGCTGGGATCCCCGGTATGCAGTGGAGGCAGATATGACAAATTGCTGAAGCAGTTTGGTAAAGACGTGCCCGCTACCGGCTTTGCGCTCAAGACAAACCGAATTGTCGACGGGGTAAGGGGAATTCGTGTGGAGCAGCCGCTGCCTGTACTTATTGAATATACCAAGGAGCACCGGACAGAGGCCTTGTCACGGGCAGGCGAGATGAGAAGCGAAGGACGAATTGTTGTCACCAGGCTGATGGCAAGAGATGACGATCGTTATAATCAGGCCATTGAAATGGGTGAGCAGGGCTCTAACTATGCGGTGTCTATGCTCCAGGGAAAATATGAGAAGGTGTATACTTACAGTAATTCTATCTAA